CTATTTACGTAAGACAACAGTATCACTTATTGTATCATTTTCGTTTACAATTTTATGCTCAATTTCCTTTGTTTATATGAAATATTCTGAGAATGAGTTTATTTATAAAGTTCACATAAATAACTTCGAAAAAGGAGAAGATTACATGCCAGAAAAACCAAAACCAATAAAAAACGAGGTGCCAAAACCACAACCACCTCCTAAACCTGAAAGACCGAAAGGTCAAATCATCAAAGAGGAAAAAGAACCAAAAATTCAAAAATAGTAAATTCCGTTGTTAGCTGAACGTCAGATAACAACGGCTTACTGCTTCGCTTCGGGACAAGCCCTCGCTCGGGCTGCGCCAAATTGTCCTCCTGTCACTCGCTCGCATATGCAAGCTACGTGCCAGTCCCTAACGTCCCGTTGGGACTCAGGGTCGGACAACTTCAGTAAGCCTAGTTCGTTATACGACATGCCAAAACATTTTTTAATATGACAGAAAAAAGTTTCAAGCCTAAAGATATTTTAGAAAGATTACAGAAGGCATGTATTGATAACGCGACTGGATCGTCATCTTACGAAACTTATGAGGAAGAAAGGTCCTCAGCCTTATCAAATCTTTTACTGTCTAAAATGTTGCCAGATTGGGTAGTCGGAAATAGATATGGGAGTCAATATTGGAATTTCATAAAATCAAAATTTCCGTCTTATAAAGAAAGACGTAATTTCATACATAATGAATTTACACCTATATTTGATTATATCGAAAAATCAGGCATATATCCGATTTCCGAATCATTTGAAGAATTATTAAAAGTTTGTAACTCGCCAAATCTTGAGATAGTTTGGAGAAAATGTATTGAAAGACGAATTCATGATCCTGAAGGCGCAATAACTTCTGCAAGAACATTATTGGAATCTACCTGTATATATATATTAG
The sequence above is a segment of the Leptospira sp. WS39.C2 genome. Coding sequences within it:
- a CDS encoding abortive infection family protein, with the translated sequence MTEKSFKPKDILERLQKACIDNATGSSSYETYEEERSSALSNLLLSKMLPDWVVGNRYGSQYWNFIKSKFPSYKERRNFIHNEFTPIFDYIEKSGIYPISESFEELLKVCNSPNLEIVWRKCIERRIHDPEGAITSARTLLESTCIYILEMLNEIPDKTGDLQRLYKQLAKSMNLAPDMYHEQVFKQILSGCGTVVDGLAGLRNKLGDAHGQETKQAKPSKRHAELAVNLSGTLCSFLISTYEEKYRNKS